The following proteins are encoded in a genomic region of Dissulfuribacter thermophilus:
- a CDS encoding NAD-dependent epimerase/dehydratase family protein: protein MNITTQSSSLSPQSKQPTHWLITGGCGFIGTSLVKRLVEEGRHFVRVVDNLSVGSREDLARVCHFTEISPSSLSLQHSVLSPNTVVELCVGDILDEKLAMQVTQGMDVIVHLAANTGVAPSVENPRMDCMTNVIGTLNYLEAARLNSVQRFVFASSGAPVGEVDPPIHEELAPHPVSPYGASKLAGEGYCSAYYRTYGVETVALRFGNVYGPGSGHKSSVVAKFIKRALNSEELEIYGDGKQTRDFIYIDDLIEAIWLAAIKKNIGGEIFQIASNAETTVVELSEKLIGILKKYGVKDITVVHRRPRLGDVRRNYSSTTKARDLLGWTPQYELDKGLDLTVDYFLKKIINDKQK, encoded by the coding sequence ATGAACATTACAACTCAGTCCTCCTCACTCAGTCCTCAGTCCAAACAGCCAACTCATTGGCTGATAACAGGCGGCTGTGGATTTATTGGTACAAGTCTTGTCAAGAGATTAGTCGAAGAAGGGAGGCATTTTGTAAGAGTCGTTGATAACCTATCAGTTGGAAGCCGCGAGGACCTTGCCCGTGTATGCCATTTTACCGAAATATCCCCTTCCTCACTCAGTCTTCAACACTCTGTCCTGAGTCCTAATACAGTTGTTGAGCTCTGTGTTGGCGATATACTGGACGAAAAACTCGCCATGCAAGTTACCCAAGGCATGGACGTCATCGTACATTTGGCCGCCAATACTGGCGTGGCCCCTTCAGTGGAAAATCCCCGTATGGACTGCATGACGAATGTTATTGGTACATTGAATTATCTAGAGGCAGCTAGGCTTAATTCTGTCCAGCGGTTTGTGTTTGCATCAAGCGGAGCTCCGGTAGGGGAAGTGGATCCACCAATTCACGAAGAATTGGCACCCCATCCGGTTTCTCCATATGGTGCAAGTAAGCTTGCAGGCGAGGGTTACTGCTCTGCCTATTACCGTACGTATGGAGTAGAAACAGTGGCATTGCGTTTTGGAAATGTGTATGGGCCCGGATCGGGGCATAAAAGTAGCGTGGTAGCCAAGTTTATTAAGCGAGCACTTAATAGTGAAGAATTAGAAATATACGGGGATGGAAAGCAGACAAGAGATTTCATATATATTGACGATCTTATTGAGGCCATTTGGCTGGCTGCTATCAAAAAGAATATTGGCGGCGAAATTTTTCAGATTGCTTCAAATGCTGAAACCACGGTTGTTGAACTTTCTGAAAAGTTGATTGGAATACTCAAAAAATATGGAGTTAAAGACATTACAGTTGTACACAGGCGACCACGTTTAGGTGACGTAAGGCGTAATTATTCAAGTACCACGAAAGCTAGAGACCTTTTAGGCTGGACGCCTCAGTATGAGCTTGATAAAGGGTTGGATCTTACAGTAGATTACTTCCTTAAAAAAATTATAAATGATAAACAAAAATAG
- a CDS encoding four helix bundle protein: protein MTRKEEFSRDFGFRDQIQRATVSVMSNLAEGFERGGRAEFHQFVVIAKGLCAEVRSRLNVALDIGYISKEEFGQVNNLAIELSQELGGQRASIYKQKGSVK from the coding sequence TTGACTAGGAAAGAGGAGTTTTCACGAGATTTTGGGTTTCGTGATCAAATACAAAGAGCTACTGTTTCGGTCATGTCAAATTTAGCAGAAGGATTTGAAAGAGGAGGCAGGGCAGAATTTCATCAATTTGTAGTAATCGCGAAAGGCTTATGCGCTGAAGTAAGATCACGGTTAAATGTCGCTTTGGACATAGGCTACATATCCAAAGAAGAATTTGGTCAAGTTAACAACCTAGCAATTGAGCTTTCCCAGGAACTCGGCGGCCAGAGAGCATCCATTTATAAGCAAAAAGGGAGCGTAAAATGA
- a CDS encoding NAD-dependent epimerase/dehydratase family protein: protein MRVLILGGDGYLGWPTAMHLSARGHQVTVVDNYLRRRLAMEEDVEPLYEVPNLYERCRIWYTVSGYKIKSYIGDVIDWNFINEVFETFAPEAVIHYAEQPSAPYSMMNHRAASLTLMNNLQSTLNVAWAVHKNVPDCHIIKLGTMGEYGTPNIDIEEGWIEIEHKGRKDRFLFPRQASSLYHTTKIQDTDLLWFYVRTWGLRVTDLMQGPVYGLSTPETELDDRLATFFNYDELFGTVVNRFITQAVAGYPLTVYGKGGQTRGYLNIRDTLACVELAMLHPARSGELRVFNQITETFTVNELAEKVARIGKERGHNVVIKNVENPRVEQEEHYYNPTYTGLKDLGLKPHYLTEEVLHGMFEKVEKYAGNIQKHKIFRGVKWG, encoded by the coding sequence ATGCGTGTCCTCATTTTAGGCGGGGATGGGTACCTTGGATGGCCCACTGCCATGCATTTGAGCGCTAGAGGTCATCAGGTGACAGTTGTCGACAACTATCTTCGTCGGCGTTTAGCCATGGAAGAAGATGTTGAGCCACTATATGAAGTCCCAAACCTCTATGAACGATGCCGTATTTGGTATACGGTTTCAGGATATAAGATAAAATCATACATTGGTGATGTAATTGACTGGAATTTTATAAATGAAGTCTTTGAAACGTTTGCACCAGAAGCAGTAATTCATTACGCCGAGCAACCGTCTGCGCCATATTCCATGATGAATCATAGGGCTGCCAGCCTGACCCTTATGAACAATCTTCAGAGTACGCTCAATGTAGCCTGGGCAGTGCATAAAAATGTTCCTGATTGCCACATCATCAAGCTTGGAACTATGGGGGAGTATGGCACACCCAATATCGACATCGAGGAAGGATGGATCGAGATTGAGCACAAGGGAAGAAAGGATCGTTTTCTCTTTCCTCGTCAGGCCAGTTCATTATATCATACCACCAAGATTCAAGACACTGACCTTTTATGGTTTTATGTTAGGACGTGGGGACTCAGAGTAACTGATCTCATGCAAGGTCCAGTATATGGGCTTTCGACTCCAGAAACAGAGTTGGATGATAGACTGGCTACTTTTTTCAATTATGATGAACTTTTTGGGACAGTTGTCAACCGGTTCATAACCCAGGCAGTGGCCGGGTATCCTCTGACCGTCTACGGCAAGGGGGGCCAGACACGTGGATATCTCAATATCCGCGACACCTTGGCCTGTGTTGAGCTTGCTATGTTGCATCCTGCTCGATCCGGGGAACTTCGAGTATTCAACCAGATCACAGAGACTTTTACGGTAAATGAATTAGCAGAAAAGGTGGCCAGAATTGGAAAGGAACGCGGGCACAATGTTGTGATCAAAAATGTTGAAAATCCTCGTGTTGAACAGGAAGAGCATTACTATAATCCTACATACACCGGCCTCAAGGATCTAGGCCTCAAACCTCATTATTTAACAGAGGAAGTACTACATGGAATGTTTGAAAAAGTGGAAAAATACGCAGGTAATATCCAGAAACACAAGATTTTTCGTGGAGTCAAATGGGGCTAA
- a CDS encoding SDR family NAD(P)-dependent oxidoreductase, with amino-acid sequence MKKEKIDMIAGKRILVTGACGTVGSELVRQLLRDELQAAEVIGIDNNESELFFLEQRFISNPKARFFLGDVRDRDKLRRKMQGVDIVFHAAAFKHVILCERSPYEAVQTNILGVQNIIEAACECEVEKVIFTSSDKAVNPTSVMGTSKLMGERLMTAANSNQTKGGPIFASTRFGNVLGSRGSVIPIFHEQIRKGGPVTLTHPDMTRFIMSIEEAVRLVIDSVALAKGGEVFITKMPVIRIKDLAEVMIEELSPKYGHRPEEIDIVTIGTKPGEKMYEELMSLEETRRSLELPQYFVVLPAFRCIYRNITYDYPELLDEKIKKPYISASEPILSKEELRNFLVQNRLLEANLSNHPDQRYWPG; translated from the coding sequence ATGAAAAAGGAAAAGATTGATATGATTGCAGGAAAAAGAATTTTAGTTACTGGAGCTTGTGGTACTGTAGGCTCTGAATTGGTAAGGCAATTACTCAGAGATGAACTGCAGGCTGCTGAAGTTATTGGAATAGATAATAACGAAAGTGAATTGTTTTTTCTAGAGCAGCGGTTTATCAGCAATCCAAAGGCTCGATTTTTTTTGGGAGATGTTCGGGATCGTGACAAGTTACGAAGGAAGATGCAGGGTGTGGACATTGTCTTCCACGCTGCCGCCTTTAAACATGTGATTCTCTGCGAGCGTTCACCATATGAGGCAGTGCAAACTAATATCTTGGGCGTGCAAAACATTATAGAGGCAGCATGTGAATGTGAGGTGGAAAAGGTTATTTTTACCAGTTCGGATAAGGCAGTAAATCCCACCAGTGTGATGGGCACTTCTAAATTGATGGGCGAACGCCTTATGACCGCTGCAAATAGCAATCAGACAAAAGGAGGTCCCATATTTGCCTCAACACGTTTCGGTAATGTGCTCGGTTCTAGGGGATCAGTTATTCCTATCTTTCATGAACAAATTCGTAAGGGGGGGCCTGTAACCCTCACCCATCCTGATATGACCAGATTTATTATGAGCATAGAGGAAGCTGTGCGGCTAGTTATCGATTCAGTAGCCTTAGCTAAAGGCGGCGAGGTGTTCATAACAAAAATGCCTGTTATTCGTATAAAGGATTTGGCTGAAGTTATGATTGAGGAGCTATCTCCCAAATATGGCCATCGTCCAGAAGAAATTGATATAGTAACTATTGGCACTAAACCAGGCGAAAAGATGTATGAGGAGTTAATGAGCTTAGAGGAGACCCGTCGCTCTTTGGAGCTGCCTCAATATTTTGTGGTGTTGCCCGCATTCAGATGCATTTACCGCAATATCACGTATGATTATCCTGAATTGCTAGATGAAAAAATAAAAAAGCCGTATATTTCCGCAAGCGAACCTATCTTGAGCAAGGAAGAGTTGCGTAATTTCCTAGTGCAAAATCGCTTGTTAGAGGCAAATTTAAGTAATCATCCTGACCAACGCTATTGGCCAGGTTAG